A single genomic interval of Rhinatrema bivittatum chromosome 12, aRhiBiv1.1, whole genome shotgun sequence harbors:
- the LOC115073773 gene encoding translocator protein-like isoform X2, with amino-acid sequence MAAVSEPNQERTWDYMIGFIALPHVGGFMGWYSSRYCGPKWYEHLRKPHWSPNKRTFPIMWSAFYTSMGYASYLVWNDVKESSEKALLPLGLYGIQMVLAWTWVPLFFRAHKIKLALCNMVLLYGTVVATMIAWYPINRKAVALMVPYVLWLSVTSSLNYCIWRDNPQRKRRA; translated from the exons ATGG CTGCAGTATCAGAACCCAACCAGGAAAGGACCTGggattatatgattggatttatTGCCCTGCCCCACGTTGGGGGCTTCATGGGCTGGTATTCTAGCCGGTATTGTGGACCAAAATGGTATGAACATCTGAGGAAACCCCACTGGAGCCCAAACAAGAGGACATTCCCTATCATGTGGAGCGCCTTCTACACAAGTATGGG CTATGCCTCGTACTTGGTGTGGAATGATGTGAAAGAAAGCAGTGAGAAGGCGCTGCTTCCCCTGGGTCTCTATGGGATTCAGATGGTCCTGGCCTGGACCTGGGTTCCTTTGTTCTTCAGAGCCCACAAGATCAAATTG GCTTTATGCAATATGGTCCTTCTCTATGGCACGGTGGTGGCAACAATGATCGCTTGGTACCCCATTAACAGGAAGGCAGTGGCACTCATGGTTCCATATGTACTCTGGCTGTCTGTGACCTCTTCTCTCAACTACTGCATCTGGAGAGACAATCCTCAGAGGAAGAGACGGGCCTAA
- the LOC115073773 gene encoding translocator protein-like isoform X1, protein MRTFRSRMKPFAAVSEPNQERTWDYMIGFIALPHVGGFMGWYSSRYCGPKWYEHLRKPHWSPNKRTFPIMWSAFYTSMGYASYLVWNDVKESSEKALLPLGLYGIQMVLAWTWVPLFFRAHKIKLALCNMVLLYGTVVATMIAWYPINRKAVALMVPYVLWLSVTSSLNYCIWRDNPQRKRRA, encoded by the exons ATGAGGACTTTCAGGAGCAGGATGAAGCCCTTCG CTGCAGTATCAGAACCCAACCAGGAAAGGACCTGggattatatgattggatttatTGCCCTGCCCCACGTTGGGGGCTTCATGGGCTGGTATTCTAGCCGGTATTGTGGACCAAAATGGTATGAACATCTGAGGAAACCCCACTGGAGCCCAAACAAGAGGACATTCCCTATCATGTGGAGCGCCTTCTACACAAGTATGGG CTATGCCTCGTACTTGGTGTGGAATGATGTGAAAGAAAGCAGTGAGAAGGCGCTGCTTCCCCTGGGTCTCTATGGGATTCAGATGGTCCTGGCCTGGACCTGGGTTCCTTTGTTCTTCAGAGCCCACAAGATCAAATTG GCTTTATGCAATATGGTCCTTCTCTATGGCACGGTGGTGGCAACAATGATCGCTTGGTACCCCATTAACAGGAAGGCAGTGGCACTCATGGTTCCATATGTACTCTGGCTGTCTGTGACCTCTTCTCTCAACTACTGCATCTGGAGAGACAATCCTCAGAGGAAGAGACGGGCCTAA